A genomic region of Dactylococcopsis salina PCC 8305 contains the following coding sequences:
- a CDS encoding nucleoside triphosphate pyrophosphohydrolase, with the protein MKQNHNKLVRDRIPEIIKNSGNQCEISILSTAEYQVSLREKVIEEAREVAAASSSEELVKEIADLYEVIDALVTVMEIDKAAIIRKQKQRREERGGFQKRIKLISTSFTPYSIFEK; encoded by the coding sequence ATGAAACAAAATCATAATAAATTGGTGCGCGATCGGATTCCTGAAATCATTAAAAACTCAGGGAATCAATGTGAAATCTCGATTTTATCCACAGCAGAATATCAAGTTTCCTTACGAGAAAAAGTAATCGAAGAAGCGAGAGAAGTGGCGGCTGCTTCTTCTTCAGAAGAGTTAGTTAAAGAGATTGCTGATTTATATGAAGTGATTGATGCTTTAGTGACAGTCATGGAAATAGATAAGGCGGCAATTATTCGGAAACAAAAACAACGACGAGAAGAAAGGGGAGGGTTTCAAAAAAGAATTAAATTGATTTCTACTTCCTTCACTCCTTATAGCATTTTTGAAAAGTAA